The following proteins come from a genomic window of Paenibacillus swuensis:
- a CDS encoding ATP-dependent DNA helicase — translation MSLRYPFEVQSSEPFVSQVSDWVADVFYEILPDAGFEVRDEQIYMAFQLERAYAERKTIFAEAGVGTGKTLVYLLYAICYARYTGKPAIIACADESLIEQLVKPEGDLAKLAEHLELVVDARLGKSPDQYLCLKKLDKARQGGGFGGNNGSGGNNGSGGGGGLFSELFGSLGGSLGALGGAGGTDKDKDDEKESRESLDREAFQRIHLDLPPFVHNFEALQTFQPYGDRKHYPDLNDDQWQRINWDAFQDCLVCDQRNRCGQTLSRDHYRKSADLIICSHDFYMEHVWTYEGRKREGQLPLLPEHSSVVFDEGHLLEPAAQKALTYKLKHDVFEEIITRLLQGEIRETLAEAVEASIEQSEMLFEQLELQSKPVEGSDRYEIMYDPKLIQAIRRFRGIIDMIEEELVFESGLFSLDNYQLKIVEEHLEMIQTALALYERPEQVISWTVSDNHGFSLIIMPRKVKEILEERVFSQHMPIVFSSATLSVNESFSFIADSLGVQDYLSFSVPSPYDYEQQMEVFMPAIQEQGQALFDIRMQHATRLLLQTEGRALLLFRSREDLQEFKQAVPSQAELGHLTFRYEGDREISDLISAFQREEHSVLCAVTLWEGLDIPGPSLSNVIVWSLPFPPNDPVYNAKREAAADARKEVDLPYMLLRLRQGIGRLIRTRTDSGIVTILDSELNRDAELMAAVREILPKDVSITV, via the coding sequence TTGTCCTTGAGATATCCATTTGAAGTTCAATCTTCTGAGCCGTTCGTCTCTCAGGTAAGTGACTGGGTGGCGGACGTTTTTTATGAAATATTGCCAGACGCGGGATTCGAAGTGCGCGACGAGCAAATCTATATGGCTTTTCAGCTGGAGCGGGCGTACGCGGAGCGTAAAACGATCTTCGCGGAAGCCGGTGTCGGCACAGGCAAGACGCTGGTGTATTTGCTTTACGCGATCTGCTACGCGCGATATACGGGCAAGCCTGCCATCATCGCCTGCGCGGATGAGTCGCTGATCGAGCAGTTGGTCAAACCCGAAGGGGACCTGGCGAAGCTGGCGGAGCATCTGGAGCTGGTGGTAGATGCGAGACTGGGCAAGTCGCCGGATCAATACCTGTGCCTAAAGAAATTGGACAAGGCTCGTCAAGGCGGCGGTTTCGGCGGGAACAACGGCAGCGGCGGTAATAACGGCAGCGGTGGAGGCGGCGGTTTGTTCAGCGAACTGTTCGGCAGTCTGGGCGGGAGCCTGGGTGCGCTCGGCGGGGCCGGCGGGACCGACAAAGATAAGGACGACGAGAAGGAAAGCCGGGAAAGTCTGGACCGGGAAGCGTTCCAGCGCATCCACCTGGACTTGCCGCCGTTCGTGCATAACTTTGAAGCGTTGCAGACGTTCCAGCCTTACGGCGACCGCAAGCATTATCCCGATCTGAACGACGATCAATGGCAGCGCATCAACTGGGACGCGTTCCAGGATTGTCTCGTGTGCGATCAGCGGAACCGCTGCGGACAGACCTTGTCCCGCGACCACTACCGGAAGTCGGCGGACCTTATTATTTGCTCTCATGATTTCTACATGGAGCATGTGTGGACCTATGAAGGCCGCAAACGGGAAGGCCAGCTGCCTTTGTTGCCGGAACACAGCTCCGTTGTGTTCGATGAAGGCCATCTGCTTGAGCCCGCGGCCCAGAAGGCGTTAACCTACAAGTTAAAGCATGACGTGTTTGAAGAGATCATTACCCGACTGCTGCAAGGGGAGATCCGTGAAACGCTGGCGGAAGCGGTGGAAGCTTCGATTGAGCAAAGCGAAATGCTGTTTGAACAGCTGGAGCTGCAAAGCAAGCCGGTCGAGGGCTCCGACCGCTACGAGATCATGTACGATCCGAAGCTGATCCAAGCGATTCGCCGCTTCCGCGGCATCATCGATATGATCGAAGAGGAGCTGGTGTTCGAGAGCGGCTTGTTCTCCTTGGACAACTACCAGCTCAAGATCGTTGAGGAACATCTCGAAATGATCCAAACCGCGCTGGCGCTCTACGAGCGTCCGGAGCAAGTCATCTCATGGACCGTCTCCGACAACCACGGCTTCTCCCTGATCATCATGCCGCGCAAGGTGAAGGAAATTCTCGAGGAGCGGGTGTTTTCGCAGCACATGCCGATCGTGTTCTCCTCCGCGACTTTGTCCGTCAACGAGTCGTTCAGCTTTATCGCAGATTCTCTCGGGGTGCAGGACTACTTGAGCTTCTCTGTGCCTTCGCCCTATGATTACGAGCAGCAGATGGAAGTGTTCATGCCTGCAATTCAGGAACAAGGACAAGCCTTATTCGATATCCGGATGCAGCATGCCACCCGACTCCTCCTACAGACTGAAGGGAGAGCCCTGTTGCTGTTCCGCTCCAGGGAAGATCTGCAAGAGTTCAAGCAGGCCGTACCTTCGCAAGCGGAGCTGGGGCATCTCACCTTCCGCTACGAAGGGGACCGTGAAATCAGCGACCTGATTTCCGCGTTCCAGCGGGAGGAGCATAGCGTGCTGTGCGCCGTTACGCTATGGGAAGGACTCGACATCCCCGGACCGTCGTTGTCCAATGTCATTGTGTGGTCGCTTCCGTTCCCTCCGAACGACCCGGTGTACAACGCCAAGCGCGAAGCCGCCGCGGATGCGCGCAAGGAAGTCGACTTGCCTTACATGCTGCTGCGTCTTCGCCAAGGCATCGGCCGCCTGATCCGTACCCGTACGGACAGCGGCATCGTGACCATCCTCGATAGCGAATTGAATCGGGATGCGGAGCTGATGGCGGCGGTGCGGGAGATTCTGCCTAAGGATGTAAGCATTACGGTTTAA
- a CDS encoding helix-turn-helix domain-containing protein translates to MKQLPIPQMSGSLRLSGGHIAYAPAEWSYHKHQHPTYELLYCLEGRATEWINGNSVSLSEGDWLYLNRGVMHSTMTEPDSVFTYFTVHFDMEDEGMKSALSRCSYWCFPDGDTGMAAQLTELRRVLEDGEEADTNLNVRKLRIQSVITTLVAELLLVLEKAEPGPELSGASRKDTELAHTIEKLLTEAVFTSETIESIAKRLYISRNHCTAIFLKVYGIAPHRYLSLMKLKKAKELILRSDDSLESIGERLGFSCASSFSRQFRRWTGHAPAVLRRTDKPRR, encoded by the coding sequence ATGAAACAATTGCCGATTCCGCAGATGAGCGGATCCCTTCGCCTTTCAGGCGGTCACATCGCATATGCTCCCGCGGAATGGTCTTATCACAAGCATCAGCATCCGACATATGAACTCCTTTACTGCTTGGAGGGGCGGGCAACGGAATGGATTAACGGCAACTCCGTAAGCTTGTCCGAGGGAGACTGGCTCTATCTGAATCGCGGGGTGATGCACAGCACCATGACAGAGCCGGATTCGGTGTTTACGTATTTCACTGTGCATTTTGACATGGAAGATGAGGGAATGAAGAGTGCTTTGAGCCGATGCTCCTATTGGTGTTTTCCGGACGGGGATACGGGCATGGCCGCGCAACTGACGGAGCTGAGAAGGGTGTTGGAGGACGGGGAAGAGGCGGACACCAACCTCAATGTCCGTAAGCTGCGCATCCAGAGTGTAATTACAACGCTGGTTGCTGAATTGCTGCTGGTGCTGGAGAAGGCGGAGCCCGGGCCCGAGCTTTCGGGCGCGTCCCGCAAGGACACAGAGCTTGCGCACACCATTGAGAAGCTCCTCACGGAGGCGGTATTCACTTCGGAGACAATCGAAAGCATCGCCAAGCGGCTTTATATCTCCCGGAATCATTGCACAGCTATCTTTCTTAAAGTGTACGGCATTGCGCCTCACCGCTATTTAAGCCTGATGAAATTGAAAAAAGCGAAGGAATTAATCCTTCGCTCAGACGACTCGCTGGAGTCGATCGGGGAACGTCTGGGTTTCTCCTGCGCCTCCTCCTTCAGCCGTCAGTTTCGGCGGTGGACAGGTCACGCGCCGGCAGTGCTGCGCAGGACGGATAAGCCCCGCCGGTAA
- a CDS encoding PadR family transcriptional regulator: protein MNTLSYGLLGLLARASRSGYELMQYIQPFWQAKHSQIYPLLAKMEQEGYVTHEVVLQSDKPDKKVYSITSKGSDKLKIWINEPTTEPVLRDEMMLKAYSLWLTDPESAVRLFSSRAQMYADKLAYYENLMQGLKERESETSYLSPASPAFGRYILLQKALDNSKNGQNWCEWVLSMLKNG from the coding sequence ATGAACACGTTATCCTACGGCCTGTTGGGCTTGCTTGCGAGAGCATCCCGCTCGGGCTATGAACTGATGCAATATATCCAACCCTTTTGGCAAGCGAAACATAGTCAGATATACCCTTTACTCGCGAAGATGGAACAAGAGGGCTATGTAACCCATGAGGTTGTGCTCCAATCCGATAAACCGGACAAGAAAGTGTACTCCATCACAAGTAAAGGAAGCGATAAGCTGAAGATATGGATCAATGAGCCAACCACCGAGCCTGTCCTCAGGGACGAAATGATGCTGAAAGCATACAGCCTGTGGCTTACCGATCCGGAGAGCGCGGTGCGATTGTTCAGCTCGCGAGCACAAATGTATGCGGACAAGCTCGCATATTATGAGAATCTGATGCAAGGCCTCAAGGAAAGAGAATCGGAGACTTCGTATTTATCCCCGGCTTCGCCTGCGTTCGGACGGTATATTTTGCTGCAAAAAGCGTTGGATAATTCCAAAAATGGCCAGAATTGGTGCGAATGGGTCCTATCCATGCTAAAAAATGGCTAA
- a CDS encoding NCS2 family permease, protein MRRLNAFNKTFQLGVRGTNVQTEITAGLTTFLTMVYIVVVNPAILSSAGIPFQQVFTATVIAAVVGTLYMAFFANHPIAVAPGMGMNSYFASVVATQGLSYQIVLGTVFIAGLIFLVLSFTRFREVLIEAIPATLKHGITAGIGLFIAFNGLRMSGIIAPSEATLVKLGDLSQPVAMLTIGGLLLILALMVRRVPGALFIGMVVIAVAGLLMGQLDFKGGFASVPSAPVFFDMDLGGVFTNGLYAVVFSFLLVAIFDTTGTMIGVAEQAGLMKDGKLPQAKHALMADALATTVGAAAGTSPSAAYIESSAGVAAGGRTGLTALTVGVLMAATLFFSPAVEAISSLAAITAPALIIVGCFMLAGLARIEWGRMDEAFPAFIVLLMMPLTSSIATGIAVGFITYPLLKLVAGRAREVHPLLYVFGAIFLVQMIFFPAG, encoded by the coding sequence GTGAGAAGATTGAACGCATTCAACAAAACATTTCAACTTGGAGTCCGCGGTACGAATGTACAAACTGAAATTACCGCAGGATTGACAACCTTCCTGACGATGGTTTATATCGTGGTGGTCAATCCTGCGATCCTGTCTTCAGCGGGGATTCCCTTTCAACAAGTGTTTACAGCGACCGTCATTGCGGCTGTTGTAGGGACCTTGTATATGGCCTTCTTTGCGAATCATCCGATTGCGGTTGCGCCTGGCATGGGCATGAATTCTTATTTTGCATCGGTGGTGGCGACGCAAGGCTTGTCCTACCAAATTGTGCTGGGGACCGTGTTTATCGCCGGCTTGATTTTTCTTGTGCTCAGCTTTACGCGGTTTAGGGAAGTCTTAATTGAGGCTATACCTGCCACCCTAAAGCATGGCATAACTGCGGGCATCGGCTTATTCATCGCATTCAACGGTTTGCGTATGTCCGGTATTATCGCACCTAGCGAAGCAACCCTTGTGAAACTCGGTGATTTAAGCCAGCCTGTCGCAATGCTGACGATAGGCGGCTTGCTTCTGATATTAGCATTAATGGTGCGCCGGGTGCCGGGTGCCTTGTTTATCGGCATGGTTGTCATCGCGGTGGCGGGTCTGTTGATGGGGCAGCTTGATTTTAAAGGCGGTTTCGCGTCCGTCCCCTCCGCGCCGGTCTTCTTTGACATGGATCTCGGGGGCGTATTCACGAACGGCTTGTATGCCGTGGTGTTCTCGTTCTTGCTGGTGGCGATCTTTGACACCACCGGAACCATGATCGGCGTCGCCGAGCAAGCCGGCTTGATGAAAGACGGCAAGCTTCCGCAAGCGAAGCATGCGTTGATGGCGGACGCCTTGGCGACGACCGTTGGCGCGGCGGCGGGAACCAGCCCGTCTGCGGCTTACATCGAATCGTCCGCGGGGGTTGCCGCGGGCGGACGAACGGGGTTGACCGCGCTGACGGTGGGCGTGCTGATGGCGGCGACGCTGTTCTTCTCGCCGGCCGTCGAGGCCATCTCCTCGCTTGCGGCGATTACGGCGCCGGCGTTAATCATCGTCGGCTGCTTTATGCTGGCGGGACTTGCCCGCATTGAGTGGGGCCGCATGGATGAGGCGTTCCCGGCGTTCATCGTCCTGTTAATGATGCCGCTGACGTCTTCCATCGCTACAGGCATCGCCGTGGGCTTCATCACCTATCCGCTGCTGAAGCTTGTAGCCGGCCGCGCGCGTGAGGTGCATCCGCTGTTGTATGTATTCGGGGCGATTTTCCTGGTGCAAATGATCTTTTTCCCGGCAGGTTGA
- a CDS encoding phytanoyl-CoA dioxygenase family protein, producing MLHVLEPSQTAFYKEQQYIHAQGVIPGELLELGRSIIIRWVDETVNEWLEKGLITDPRTDLGFEKRLVQLWNDAGKPAYHRSPRRDLVGEEMYNFLRHPKLLDLAADLLGTDELSVHGIFNARPKLPDQKWTDTPWHQDAQYYRDAENVHVASIWIPLQKVTEFNSCLQVAPGFFTNTLLEGHTDEETHFIGLSKEDASQLEGLSVEMEPGDALCFTQLLPHRAVSNRSDAVRWSLDLRYEATPTATEAGKAQGFVARSLANPDSVDSLETWLSKWEGIPRGSY from the coding sequence ATGTTACATGTGTTAGAGCCGTCACAAACCGCATTCTATAAGGAGCAGCAATATATTCACGCCCAGGGCGTCATTCCCGGTGAGCTGCTGGAGCTGGGACGTTCCATCATCATCCGGTGGGTGGACGAAACCGTTAACGAATGGTTGGAGAAAGGCCTCATTACCGATCCGCGGACAGATCTCGGCTTCGAGAAGCGGTTGGTTCAGCTTTGGAATGATGCCGGAAAGCCGGCGTATCACCGCAGTCCGCGCCGGGATCTCGTAGGCGAAGAAATGTATAACTTCTTGCGTCACCCGAAGCTGCTCGATTTAGCGGCGGACCTTCTGGGAACGGATGAATTGTCGGTGCACGGCATCTTCAACGCCAGACCCAAGCTGCCGGATCAGAAGTGGACGGATACGCCGTGGCATCAAGATGCCCAGTACTACCGGGATGCGGAGAATGTTCATGTGGCGTCCATCTGGATTCCGTTGCAAAAAGTGACCGAATTCAACAGCTGTCTGCAGGTCGCGCCGGGCTTCTTTACCAACACCTTGCTGGAAGGTCATACCGATGAGGAAACGCATTTCATCGGACTCAGCAAGGAAGATGCCAGCCAGTTGGAAGGTCTCTCCGTGGAGATGGAGCCGGGAGACGCGCTTTGCTTCACGCAATTGCTGCCGCACCGGGCTGTGTCGAATCGTTCGGACGCTGTGCGCTGGTCTTTGGATCTACGCTACGAGGCGACGCCGACCGCTACGGAAGCAGGCAAGGCGCAAGGCTTTGTGGCGCGAAGTTTGGCGAATCCGGATTCCGTTGATTCTCTGGAGACGTGGCTTTCCAAGTGGGAAGGCATTCCGCGCGGAAGCTATTAA
- a CDS encoding AIM24 family protein — MRIEAPAPVGHIRIALESAEALQVLHPKAIVAFQGSPQLREDKFMDLAKVYHKRKWIRARLRGPCEFILALPPGCSYSMVPVEADSNLMFDFRHVLFFTDGMGLRNKVQKIRNAWITREWVRMKFSGPGSLGLVTVGELATVQLRVDEPLFVEAGSLVAYPEDARIELSVYGNPLASQHMSVQWKITGTGPVLIQTGSTDTGLIEHLHKDGLVKRVLRELLPFGSVYVR, encoded by the coding sequence ATGAGAATTGAAGCGCCGGCGCCGGTCGGGCATATCCGGATCGCGTTGGAATCCGCGGAGGCGCTGCAGGTGTTGCATCCGAAGGCGATCGTAGCCTTTCAGGGCTCGCCTCAGCTGCGTGAGGACAAGTTCATGGATCTCGCCAAAGTGTACCACAAGCGCAAATGGATTCGCGCCCGCTTACGGGGACCTTGCGAGTTCATCCTTGCCCTCCCGCCGGGCTGCTCTTACAGTATGGTACCTGTCGAGGCGGACAGCAACTTGATGTTTGATTTCCGGCATGTGCTGTTCTTTACAGACGGCATGGGCTTGCGCAACAAGGTGCAGAAGATCCGTAACGCCTGGATCACCCGGGAATGGGTGCGCATGAAGTTCAGCGGTCCGGGTTCGCTCGGGCTGGTCACCGTCGGTGAACTGGCCACGGTGCAGCTGCGGGTAGATGAGCCCCTGTTCGTGGAAGCCGGATCGCTGGTTGCTTACCCGGAGGATGCGCGCATCGAGCTCTCTGTCTACGGTAATCCGCTGGCGAGTCAGCATATGAGCGTGCAATGGAAGATTACCGGCACAGGTCCGGTCCTGATCCAGACGGGGTCAACGGACACCGGTCTGATCGAGCATCTGCACAAAGACGGCTTGGTGAAGCGCGTGTTGCGGGAGTTGCTGCCTTTTGGAAGTGTGTATGTAAGATGA
- a CDS encoding transposase, with protein sequence MEAPVTFEQFCKKYRDEESCVDVLAALRWGNGFHCSYCGHNGATVMTTRRLPLYQCQACRRQTSLIKGTIMEGSRTSLHKWFQALFLLADPDSSTNAVQLTQILSVTYKTAWLIFHKIRHAISCADAKQLLTGLVDITFSNYNHTNYWKESSQPQLNQVPFIAGATTNFFGEVTYFKLKQVHLPSRLTSREPHNVDYDRFIIEHVSSQVRNPNVYTYENDFRASETLRLFCQMVTDSINDRYFGVSPKHLQAYLDELCFRTINSVRPNRGVVRLFKMLATTATITYKQLISPARTPELLKYAA encoded by the coding sequence ATGGAAGCTCCGGTTACGTTTGAGCAGTTTTGTAAGAAGTATCGGGATGAAGAGTCATGTGTGGACGTACTGGCTGCACTGCGGTGGGGTAACGGGTTTCACTGTTCTTATTGCGGTCACAACGGTGCTACGGTCATGACGACGCGGAGACTTCCTCTTTATCAATGCCAAGCCTGTCGGCGCCAAACCTCCCTCATTAAAGGAACCATTATGGAAGGCAGCCGCACTTCACTGCATAAGTGGTTTCAAGCGCTGTTTTTGCTTGCGGATCCAGACTCTTCCACGAACGCGGTTCAACTTACCCAAATCCTCTCTGTCACTTACAAAACAGCCTGGCTCATCTTCCACAAAATCCGCCACGCCATCTCTTGCGCCGATGCGAAGCAGCTTCTGACGGGGTTAGTTGACATTACGTTCTCCAATTATAATCACACGAATTATTGGAAGGAATCCTCTCAACCTCAGCTAAACCAAGTACCGTTTATAGCCGGTGCGACTACGAACTTTTTTGGCGAAGTGACTTACTTTAAGTTGAAGCAAGTTCATCTCCCTTCCCGCCTTACATCAAGGGAGCCTCATAATGTCGACTATGACCGGTTTATTATTGAGCATGTTTCTTCTCAAGTTAGAAACCCGAACGTTTATACATACGAGAATGATTTTAGAGCGTCCGAAACTTTACGCCTTTTCTGCCAAATGGTCACCGACAGCATCAACGACAGGTATTTCGGCGTAAGTCCGAAGCATCTTCAAGCTTATTTGGATGAACTTTGTTTCCGCACGATTAATTCGGTTCGTCCAAACAGAGGCGTTGTCAGGCTATTCAAGATGCTCGCAACCACGGCCACAATCACCTATAAACAATTAATTTCCCCTGCTCGGACGCCAGAACTTTTGAAGTATGCTGCTTAA
- a CDS encoding ABC-F family ATP-binding cassette domain-containing protein: MISTSGVTLRYGKRPLFEDVNIKFTPGNCYGLIGANGAGKSTFLKILSGEIEPNSGDVHMNPNERLSVLKQNHYEYDEFTVLKTVIMGNKRLYEIMEDKDALYAKAEFTEEDGMRAGELEGEFAELNGWDAEPEAGELLIGLGIPRDLHDKNMSELDGNEKIRVLLAQALFGRPSILLLDEPTNHLDLQSIGWLENFLMDYEGTVIVVSHDRHFLNKVCTHIADIDFGKIQMYVGNYDFWYESSQLALALTRDANKKKEEKIKELQAFIQRFSANASKSKQATSRKKQLDKIQLDDIRPSNRKYPFINFKPEREAGKQLLTIEGVSKTVDGVKALDNLHLVVNTGDKIAFVGPNSLPKTTLFQVLMGELEADAGEYKWGITTSQAYFPKDNSQYFDGVEMNLVEWLRQYSKEQDETFLRGFLGRMLFSGEEALKKASVLSGGEKVRCMLSKMMLNGSNVLILDEPTNHLDLESITALNNGLIDTDCTILFTSHDHQFIQTIANRIIEITPNGIIDRQMSYDEYLESDEIKALRQQMGAEQI; encoded by the coding sequence ATGATAAGTACAAGCGGAGTCACGCTGCGTTATGGCAAGCGTCCACTTTTTGAAGATGTGAATATCAAGTTTACACCAGGCAACTGCTACGGTCTGATCGGAGCCAACGGCGCGGGTAAATCCACGTTCCTTAAGATTCTTTCCGGCGAAATCGAACCGAACTCCGGGGACGTTCATATGAACCCGAACGAGAGATTGTCCGTTCTGAAGCAGAATCACTATGAATACGATGAATTCACGGTGCTGAAGACGGTTATTATGGGGAACAAGCGTCTCTATGAGATTATGGAAGACAAGGATGCCCTTTACGCGAAAGCCGAGTTTACCGAGGAAGACGGTATGCGCGCGGGGGAGCTGGAAGGCGAATTCGCGGAACTGAACGGCTGGGATGCGGAGCCGGAAGCCGGTGAATTGCTGATTGGTCTAGGCATACCCCGCGATCTGCATGACAAGAACATGTCGGAGCTGGACGGCAACGAGAAGATTCGCGTGCTCTTGGCCCAAGCGTTATTCGGCCGACCGAGCATCCTTCTGCTCGATGAGCCTACCAACCATTTGGATTTACAATCGATCGGCTGGTTGGAGAACTTCCTGATGGATTATGAAGGCACCGTTATCGTGGTATCCCATGACCGTCACTTCCTGAACAAAGTATGTACGCATATCGCGGACATCGATTTCGGCAAAATCCAGATGTACGTCGGCAACTACGACTTCTGGTATGAATCCTCACAGCTTGCTCTGGCGTTGACGCGCGATGCGAACAAGAAGAAAGAGGAGAAAATCAAGGAATTGCAGGCGTTTATTCAACGGTTCAGCGCCAATGCGTCCAAGTCGAAGCAAGCGACTTCCCGTAAGAAGCAGCTCGACAAGATTCAACTTGATGATATTCGGCCTTCCAATCGGAAGTATCCGTTCATCAACTTCAAACCGGAGCGCGAGGCAGGGAAACAACTGCTTACGATCGAGGGTGTGTCCAAGACAGTGGACGGCGTGAAAGCGTTGGATAACTTGCATCTGGTGGTTAACACAGGAGACAAGATTGCTTTTGTCGGACCGAACTCGCTGCCGAAGACTACGCTGTTCCAAGTGTTGATGGGCGAGCTGGAAGCCGATGCGGGCGAATACAAATGGGGAATTACCACATCCCAGGCGTACTTCCCGAAAGACAACTCCCAGTACTTCGACGGTGTGGAGATGAACCTGGTGGAATGGCTTCGCCAGTATTCCAAAGAGCAAGACGAGACGTTCTTGCGCGGTTTCCTGGGCCGCATGCTGTTCTCCGGTGAAGAAGCGCTGAAGAAAGCAAGCGTTCTGTCCGGGGGCGAGAAAGTGCGTTGCATGCTCTCGAAGATGATGCTGAACGGTTCGAACGTGTTGATTCTGGATGAGCCGACGAATCACTTGGATCTGGAATCCATCACGGCGCTGAACAACGGTCTGATCGACACGGATTGCACCATCCTGTTCACTTCGCATGACCATCAGTTCATTCAGACGATTGCGAACCGGATCATCGAAATTACGCCGAACGGTATTATTGATCGTCAAATGTCTTACGACGAGTACCTCGAAAGCGATGAAATTAAAGCTCTGCGTCAGCAAATGGGCGCGGAACAAATATAG
- a CDS encoding MDR family MFS transporter — protein MKTTSLQQTRFWPLMFAIFIGSFVCTLSISTINIAIPDLMRELNADISILQWTITGFMLATGTVAPITGFLGDKFSYKRVYVFSLIGFTISSLFCALAWDASSLIAFRVIQGACAGLVMPATMTIIFQVVPAERRAMALSFWSLSAMLAPALGPTLAGWLIQTFSWHWLFVFNIPVGIIASLLAIRLIPYYRLTVPATFDGIGFVTVIAASISILVSFSQGHAWGWDSLRTLGLLGFGIICLALFIWRELVVKEPLLNVRVFKSPRYTLTLIINSIITVSLYSGAFLTPLFLQNIQNVTPLDTGLILLPSSLAMALSMPFVGKLYGTVGPRLLIICGIVLMGVGTLAMSWLNVGIGAMYIIMWMTVRNLGIALTTMPANNAGMEGISRELSGHATAMSNWVRNAFGSFSIALFTSLLASRTASHTAELAAGGQGGVTPAVQAVAFTISVNDVYFYATLIVLVGLPLALLLRKASPLTKTEVHAEKEST, from the coding sequence ATGAAAACCACTTCATTGCAACAAACACGGTTCTGGCCCTTGATGTTCGCGATCTTCATCGGTTCGTTCGTGTGTACTTTAAGCATTTCAACGATTAATATCGCCATTCCGGATCTCATGCGCGAACTGAATGCCGACATCTCCATATTACAATGGACGATTACCGGCTTTATGCTTGCGACAGGTACCGTAGCTCCCATCACGGGCTTTCTCGGTGATAAATTCAGCTATAAACGCGTGTATGTGTTCTCCCTGATCGGGTTTACGATATCTTCATTGTTCTGCGCGCTGGCTTGGGATGCATCTTCGCTAATTGCATTTCGCGTCATACAAGGCGCATGTGCAGGACTCGTCATGCCCGCCACAATGACGATTATCTTTCAGGTGGTCCCCGCGGAGCGCCGGGCGATGGCCCTCTCGTTCTGGTCGCTCTCCGCGATGCTCGCACCCGCGTTGGGTCCTACCCTTGCGGGTTGGCTTATTCAAACCTTCAGTTGGCATTGGCTGTTCGTCTTTAATATTCCAGTGGGGATCATCGCCTCTTTGCTTGCCATCCGGCTAATTCCTTACTATCGGTTAACTGTGCCCGCAACGTTCGACGGCATCGGTTTCGTTACGGTGATTGCCGCCAGCATTTCGATTCTGGTGTCTTTCTCCCAAGGTCATGCCTGGGGGTGGGACTCTCTCCGGACGCTTGGACTTCTCGGCTTCGGAATCATCTGCCTGGCTTTGTTCATCTGGCGGGAGCTGGTTGTGAAGGAACCCCTGCTCAATGTTCGGGTGTTTAAGAGCCCAAGATATACCCTTACCTTAATTATTAACAGTATTATAACAGTGAGTCTATATTCCGGGGCTTTTTTGACACCATTATTTTTGCAAAATATTCAGAATGTCACACCGCTCGACACCGGACTCATCCTGTTGCCGTCTTCCCTCGCTATGGCTTTGTCCATGCCGTTCGTCGGGAAGCTTTACGGCACCGTCGGACCGCGGCTGCTGATTATCTGCGGCATCGTGCTGATGGGCGTCGGGACGCTGGCTATGAGTTGGCTGAATGTGGGCATCGGCGCGATGTACATTATCATGTGGATGACGGTGCGAAACCTGGGGATTGCGCTGACCACCATGCCGGCCAACAACGCCGGCATGGAGGGTATTTCGCGCGAGCTGTCGGGCCACGCCACCGCGATGAGCAACTGGGTGCGTAACGCGTTTGGGTCGTTCTCGATCGCGCTGTTCACGTCGCTGCTCGCATCCCGGACCGCCTCGCATACGGCCGAGCTGGCCGCCGGAGGGCAGGGCGGCGTCACGCCTGCGGTGCAGGCGGTTGCGTTCACGATAAGCGTGAACGATGTTTACTTCTACGCGACGCTGATCGTGCTTGTCGGCTTACCGCTAGCGCTTCTTCTGCGCAAAGCTTCGCCGTTGACGAAAACGGAAGTTCACGCGGAGAAGGAATCCACATAG